A single Glycine soja cultivar W05 unplaced genomic scaffold, ASM419377v2 tig00014471_1_pilon, whole genome shotgun sequence DNA region contains:
- the LOC114404254 gene encoding uncharacterized protein LOC114404254: protein MRLNERNSQRSAEQAMQAQTTKGNNYDGGKNKKGKGKWKNNKWKGSGKGSNNSRNHNQNEETDKKSGGNHKVGNKKFNKKGIQCHNCQKWGHFVDECINKRVPRNADEAQLAQDEDFDFDKVLLLATTNSEEDSVICGILTQITVSVTAEGIGKVIVQRKDGQHSFINDLLYVPNMKNNLLSLGQLLEKGYSLQMEDSQLKMLDSNKRLILKAPLSDCRISMLGCFYK, encoded by the exons ATGAGGCTCAATGAAAGAAACTCACAAAGATCAGCTGAGCAAGCTATGCAAGCCCAAACAACTAAAGGGAACAACTATGATGGTGGCAAGAATaagaagggaaagggaaagTGGAAGAACAATAAGTGGAAGGGATCAGGTAAGGGTTCCAACAATTCTAGAAATCATAACCAGAATGAAGAAACTGACAAGAAAAGTGGAGGGAATCACAAAGTGGGCAACaagaaattcaacaagaaaggGATTCAGTGTCATAATTGTCAGAAATGGGGACATTTTGTAGATGAATGCATAAATAAAAGGGTTCCAAGAAATGCAGATGAGGCTCAATTGGCACAAGATGAGGATTTTGACTTTGATAAAGTGTTACTACTGGCAACTACAAACTCAGAAGAAGACAGTGTTATCTGTGGTATCTTGACACAG ATAACAGTTTCTGTAACTGCAGAAGGCATTGGAAAGGTGATAGTTCAGAGGAAGGATGGACAACACTCATTTATCAATGATTTGCTATATGTTCCCAATATGAAGAATAATTTGTTGAGTTTGGGACAGTTGCTAGAAAAGGGCTACTCATTACAGATGGAGGACAGTCAACTGAAGATGCTGGATAGCAATAAGAGGTTGATTCTAAAGGCCCCTTTGTCAGATTGCAGAATTTCAATGCTTGGCTGCTTTTATAAGTGA